One window of Robiginitalea biformata HTCC2501 genomic DNA carries:
- a CDS encoding RNA polymerase sigma factor encodes MKIIALFQNEKALIRKARDGHREAQKTLYEHWSPKMLAVCRRYVRDLQHAEDVMIEGFVKVFENLATYRHEGSFEGWMRRIMVRQSIDFLRKRQFLVLHEELPEPASKPDRESDFLELRQIYELIDALPEGYRTVFVLYVVEGYKHPEIAELLDISESTSKSQLYKARKLLQEQLEKHQITRYGTR; translated from the coding sequence GTGAAGATCATCGCCTTATTTCAGAACGAGAAGGCCCTTATCCGAAAGGCCCGCGATGGGCATCGGGAAGCACAGAAAACGCTTTACGAACACTGGTCCCCGAAAATGCTGGCTGTTTGCCGTCGGTATGTACGGGACCTGCAGCACGCAGAAGACGTGATGATCGAAGGGTTTGTCAAGGTCTTTGAAAACCTGGCAACCTACAGGCACGAAGGGAGTTTTGAAGGCTGGATGCGTAGGATCATGGTGCGGCAATCGATTGACTTTTTGCGCAAAAGGCAATTCCTGGTGCTCCATGAGGAACTGCCGGAGCCCGCCAGCAAACCGGATCGGGAATCGGATTTCCTGGAATTGCGCCAGATTTACGAGCTCATTGACGCCTTGCCCGAAGGGTACCGGACCGTTTTTGTCCTATACGTCGTGGAAGGTTACAAACACCCGGAGATTGCGGAGTTGCTGGATATATCCGAGAGCACCTCCAAATCCCAGCTGTACAAGGCCCGGAAATTGCTGCAGGAGCAGCTGGAAAAACATCAAATTACCCGCTATGGCACCCGTTGA
- a CDS encoding polyprenyl synthetase family protein: MKTSARIREPIDKEMELFEKKFHQSMSSKVPLLNRITYYIVNRKGKQMRPMFVFLTAKLLNEGQVNERTYRGASVIELIHTASLVHDDVVDESFKRRGFFSINALWKNKIAVLVGDFLLARGMLLSVDNGDFDLLRIISAAMREISEGELLQLEKARRLDITEEVYYEIIRQKTATLIAACCSLGAASVRPDSEYVEMFRKFGERCGMAFQIKDDLFDYGENRIGKPTGIDIKEQKMTLPLIYALNSASERDRKWLINSVKNYNTDKKRVREVIDFVKSSGGLEYAEGRMQEFKQEALEMLKPFPQSSYREALELMVNYVVDRRQ; encoded by the coding sequence TTGAAGACCAGCGCCCGCATCCGTGAGCCCATTGATAAGGAGATGGAACTCTTTGAAAAGAAGTTTCATCAGTCCATGTCGTCCAAGGTGCCGCTGCTCAACCGGATTACCTATTACATCGTCAACCGGAAGGGCAAGCAGATGCGACCCATGTTCGTTTTCCTGACAGCCAAACTGCTCAACGAAGGCCAGGTAAACGAACGGACCTACCGCGGTGCCTCGGTCATTGAGTTGATCCATACGGCCAGCCTGGTCCACGACGACGTGGTGGATGAGAGCTTCAAGCGACGCGGCTTCTTCTCCATTAATGCCCTTTGGAAGAACAAGATTGCCGTCCTGGTGGGGGACTTCCTGCTCGCCCGGGGGATGTTGTTATCCGTGGACAACGGAGATTTTGACCTGTTGCGGATTATTTCGGCGGCCATGCGGGAAATCAGCGAAGGCGAACTCCTCCAGCTCGAGAAGGCGCGCCGGCTGGATATTACCGAAGAAGTGTATTACGAGATCATCCGGCAGAAAACTGCTACCCTGATCGCGGCGTGCTGCAGCCTGGGGGCCGCCTCGGTCCGTCCCGATTCGGAATATGTGGAAATGTTCCGGAAATTCGGGGAACGCTGCGGTATGGCCTTCCAGATCAAGGACGATCTGTTCGATTACGGCGAAAACCGGATCGGGAAGCCTACCGGGATTGACATCAAGGAACAGAAGATGACGCTTCCCCTGATCTATGCGCTGAATTCAGCATCCGAACGGGACCGGAAGTGGCTGATCAATTCGGTAAAGAACTACAACACCGATAAGAAGCGGGTGCGCGAAGTGATCGATTTTGTAAAATCTTCCGGCGGCCTGGAATACGCCGAAGGGCGGATGCAGGAATTCAAACAGGAAGCCCTGGAAATGCTCAAACCGTTTCCGCAATCATCCTACCGGGAGGCCCTGGAATTGATGGTCAATTATGTGGTGGACCGCAGGCAGTAA
- the rlmN gene encoding 23S rRNA (adenine(2503)-C(2))-methyltransferase RlmN codes for MKSEAKKDIRALSREQLRDFFESRGMEAFRGNQVYEWLWKKGAHDFDAMTNLSLDLREQLAAEFTINHIEVDRMQRSADGTVKNAVRLHDGLVVESVLIPTENRTTACVSSQVGCSLDCKFCATARLKRMRNLNPDEIYDQVVVIDRQSRLYFGRPLSNIVFMGMGEPLMNYPNMMKAIDKITSEEGLGMSPRRITVSTSGVPKMIRRMAEEGPRFNLAVSLHSAIDSTRSTIMPFNETFPLDDLRDAIVYWYEKTGNRVTYEYVVWEGINDGPEDVAALLAFCRAAPCKVNLIEYNPIGDDAFRQASEPALQAYINALEGAGITVTVRRSRGKDIDAACGQLANKG; via the coding sequence ATGAAGTCCGAGGCCAAGAAAGATATCCGTGCCCTGAGCCGGGAGCAGCTGCGGGACTTCTTCGAATCCCGCGGGATGGAGGCCTTCCGTGGCAACCAGGTATATGAATGGTTGTGGAAAAAAGGGGCGCATGACTTTGATGCGATGACGAACCTCTCCCTGGATCTCCGGGAGCAGCTGGCCGCCGAATTCACCATCAACCATATTGAAGTAGACCGGATGCAGCGCAGCGCGGACGGCACGGTAAAGAACGCTGTGCGCCTGCACGACGGACTTGTGGTGGAATCCGTGCTGATCCCCACCGAGAACCGCACCACGGCCTGTGTATCCAGCCAGGTGGGGTGCAGCCTGGACTGCAAATTCTGCGCCACGGCCCGCCTGAAGCGGATGCGGAACCTGAACCCGGACGAGATTTACGACCAGGTGGTGGTAATCGACCGGCAGAGCCGGCTCTATTTCGGTCGCCCCCTGAGCAATATTGTCTTTATGGGGATGGGGGAGCCGCTCATGAACTACCCGAACATGATGAAGGCGATTGATAAAATCACCTCGGAAGAGGGCCTGGGCATGTCCCCCCGGCGCATTACCGTTTCCACCTCAGGGGTCCCCAAGATGATCCGCCGGATGGCCGAAGAGGGCCCGCGTTTCAATCTGGCCGTATCCCTGCATTCCGCCATCGACAGCACCCGCTCAACGATTATGCCGTTCAACGAGACCTTTCCGCTTGACGACCTGCGGGACGCCATCGTATACTGGTACGAAAAGACCGGGAACCGGGTGACCTACGAATACGTGGTCTGGGAGGGGATTAACGACGGGCCGGAGGACGTGGCTGCACTATTGGCATTCTGCCGGGCCGCCCCCTGTAAGGTCAACCTGATTGAGTACAACCCTATAGGGGACGATGCCTTCCGGCAGGCATCCGAACCCGCCCTGCAGGCATACATCAATGCCCTGGAGGGAGCCGGGATCACGGTTACTGTAAGGCGTTCCCGGGGCAAGGACATCGACGCCGCCTGCGGGCAGCTCGCCAACAAGGGGTAA
- the queA gene encoding tRNA preQ1(34) S-adenosylmethionine ribosyltransferase-isomerase QueA, with product MKLSHFNFELPKELLAEYPTENRDESKLMVVHRETGKIEHKLFKDLIDYFEEDDVVVLNNTKVFPARLYGNKEKTGARIEVFLLRELNEEQRLWDVLVDPARKIRIGNKLYFGEDEALVAEVIDNTTSRGRTLRFLYDGSYTDFRRKMRELGQTPLPKYIKRDPEPEDESRYQTIYAKYEGAVAAPTAGLHFSKHLLKRLEIKGINFAELTLHVGLGTFSPVEVEDLSKHKMDSEELVIDERATEIVNTAKKNKRKVCAVGTTVMRGLESAVSSEHMLNTHEGWTNKFIFPPYEFSIANCMVTNFHLPKSTLLMMVSAFMGHDLMKRAYKEAILEQYRFYSYGDAMLIL from the coding sequence ATGAAACTATCACATTTTAATTTTGAGCTTCCCAAAGAACTATTGGCCGAGTACCCGACAGAGAACCGGGATGAATCCAAATTGATGGTCGTCCACCGGGAAACGGGTAAGATCGAGCACAAATTGTTCAAGGACCTGATCGACTACTTTGAGGAAGACGATGTGGTAGTGCTCAACAACACGAAGGTATTCCCTGCCCGCCTGTACGGGAACAAAGAAAAAACCGGGGCGCGCATCGAGGTTTTCCTGCTCCGCGAGCTGAACGAAGAACAGCGCCTCTGGGATGTGCTGGTAGACCCGGCACGGAAAATCCGGATTGGCAACAAGCTCTATTTCGGGGAAGACGAGGCCCTGGTGGCTGAGGTAATCGACAATACCACTTCACGGGGACGGACCCTGCGCTTCCTCTACGACGGCTCCTATACGGATTTCCGCCGCAAGATGCGGGAGCTTGGGCAGACACCGCTCCCGAAATACATCAAGCGCGACCCGGAACCGGAAGACGAAAGCCGCTACCAGACCATCTACGCCAAGTACGAGGGTGCCGTAGCCGCCCCGACAGCCGGTCTGCACTTCTCCAAGCACCTGCTCAAGCGGCTGGAGATCAAGGGCATCAACTTTGCCGAGCTCACCCTGCACGTTGGCTTGGGGACTTTCAGCCCGGTTGAGGTGGAAGACCTGTCAAAACACAAGATGGACAGTGAAGAACTGGTCATCGACGAGCGGGCCACCGAGATCGTCAATACCGCCAAGAAAAACAAACGCAAGGTATGTGCCGTGGGAACCACGGTGATGCGAGGCCTGGAAAGTGCCGTTTCGTCCGAGCACATGCTGAACACCCACGAAGGCTGGACCAACAAGTTCATCTTCCCTCCGTATGAGTTCAGCATCGCCAATTGCATGGTGACCAATTTCCACCTGCCCAAGTCCACTTTGCTGATGATGGTTTCGGCCTTTATGGGCCATGACCTGATGAAGCGGGCGTACAAGGAAGCCATTTTGGAACAGTACCGGTTCTATTCCTACGGGGATGCTATGCTGATCCTTTAA
- a CDS encoding META domain-containing protein, which produces MKYNYCLSIILCLAAFGSCGTPKATGGSGFPYATTWELDFISGTRIAFEGLFPDRKPVLTFNAGEGTASGNSGCNGYTAPVEISGNRIEFGQPGPSTMMYCGPGENQFREMLQKVNRWEVNSNGKLTLLLGDIPMLRFKKASP; this is translated from the coding sequence ATGAAATACAATTATTGCCTATCCATCATCCTCTGCCTGGCAGCCTTCGGTTCCTGCGGGACCCCCAAAGCCACCGGCGGTTCCGGGTTTCCCTATGCCACAACCTGGGAACTCGATTTTATTTCGGGTACCCGAATCGCTTTTGAGGGCTTGTTCCCGGATCGGAAACCCGTCCTGACCTTTAATGCCGGCGAGGGCACCGCCTCGGGCAACAGCGGGTGCAACGGTTACACGGCTCCGGTTGAGATTTCCGGCAACCGGATTGAATTCGGGCAACCCGGCCCCTCCACCATGATGTACTGCGGACCCGGAGAGAACCAATTCCGGGAAATGCTTCAGAAGGTAAACCGCTGGGAGGTAAATTCGAACGGCAAACTCACGCTGCTCCTCGGGGACATCCCGATGCTGCGGTTTAAAAAGGCATCTCCGTGA
- a CDS encoding DUF3124 domain-containing protein, giving the protein MNGIKSITTNKVCCPVAIGLSLLLALVGCTESPTGEAKPVVNWQERATRIPEDSLQAGATYLSVYSQIYSQSEHRTFNLTVTVSLRNTNTADTVYIQSVDYYDTSGEAIRKYIRQPVFIAPMETVEIVIAEDDLQGGTGGNFYFDWLTPAGSQPPYFEAVMISTYGSQGLSFSTQGHPVGTPRKHP; this is encoded by the coding sequence GTGAATGGGATAAAATCCATAACGACAAATAAAGTTTGCTGCCCGGTTGCCATCGGCCTCTCTTTGTTGCTGGCCCTTGTCGGTTGCACGGAGTCTCCCACCGGGGAGGCAAAGCCCGTGGTGAACTGGCAGGAGCGGGCTACGCGTATCCCTGAAGATTCCCTGCAGGCAGGGGCTACGTATCTGTCGGTCTATTCACAGATCTACAGTCAGTCAGAGCACCGGACCTTCAACCTGACGGTCACCGTCAGCCTGAGAAACACGAATACGGCCGATACGGTCTATATCCAATCCGTGGATTACTACGACACCAGCGGGGAGGCTATCCGGAAGTACATCCGGCAGCCCGTATTTATCGCGCCCATGGAAACGGTGGAAATCGTTATCGCCGAAGACGACCTGCAAGGGGGTACGGGTGGCAATTTCTACTTTGACTGGCTCACCCCGGCAGGATCCCAACCGCCGTATTTCGAAGCGGTTATGATCAGTACCTACGGGTCTCAGGGGCTGTCCTTCAGCACCCAGGGACATCCGGTTGGCACCCCCCGGAAGCATCCGTAG
- a CDS encoding 3-phosphoshikimate 1-carboxyvinyltransferase, producing the protein MDLQISGPRQQRLQQDITITGSKSESNRLLLLRALYPGIEIRNLSNSDDARVMQNGLASGADTVDIHHAGTAMRFLTAYFASREGREVTLTGSQRMKERPIEILVEALRDLGAEIDYLENPGCPPLRIRGKRLEKSEVTLPAHVSSQYISALLLIAPSLPNGLTLHLEGTITSVPYIRMTLGLLDRLGVKTEFRDQTIRVEHAASLPESICTVESDWSSASYFYSLVALSPTGSQIGLRSFRGDSLQGDSVLPEIFGQLGVESHFEDDRLEITRSGDPDSDFFRCDLIRSPDLAQTLAACCFGLGIGCELTGLHTLKIKETDRLVALENELKKLGAEIRVTDKSLHLEPSRRIVAMQRIRTYNDHRMAMAFAPLGLKTDLVIEDAGVVSKSYPDFWEDLEALGFSHLEV; encoded by the coding sequence TTGGATCTACAAATCAGCGGCCCCCGCCAGCAACGCCTCCAGCAGGATATCACCATTACGGGCTCCAAGAGCGAGTCGAACAGGCTGCTCTTGTTGCGCGCCCTCTATCCGGGTATCGAGATCCGGAATCTTTCAAATTCCGACGATGCCCGCGTTATGCAAAACGGCCTGGCATCCGGGGCGGATACCGTGGACATCCACCACGCGGGTACCGCCATGCGATTTTTGACGGCCTATTTTGCCAGCAGGGAAGGCCGGGAGGTGACCCTTACCGGATCGCAACGGATGAAGGAACGCCCGATAGAAATCCTGGTGGAAGCGCTCAGGGACCTGGGGGCGGAGATCGACTACCTGGAAAACCCGGGCTGCCCGCCCCTGCGGATCCGGGGAAAACGCCTGGAGAAGTCTGAGGTTACCCTGCCTGCCCATGTGAGCAGCCAGTATATCTCGGCCCTGCTGCTGATTGCCCCGAGCCTTCCGAATGGGCTGACCCTCCATCTGGAGGGGACCATCACCTCGGTTCCTTATATCCGGATGACCCTCGGACTGCTGGACCGCCTTGGCGTGAAGACCGAATTCAGGGACCAAACCATCCGGGTGGAACACGCCGCCTCCCTGCCGGAAAGCATCTGCACGGTGGAATCCGACTGGAGTTCGGCCTCTTATTTCTACAGCCTGGTGGCCCTGTCCCCCACGGGTAGCCAGATTGGCCTGCGATCCTTCCGGGGAGACTCCCTGCAGGGAGACAGCGTGCTGCCCGAAATATTCGGGCAATTGGGGGTAGAATCCCATTTTGAGGACGACCGGCTGGAAATTACCCGCAGCGGGGACCCGGATTCCGATTTTTTCCGCTGCGACCTGATCCGTTCCCCCGACCTGGCCCAAACCCTGGCAGCCTGTTGTTTCGGGCTGGGGATCGGATGCGAGCTCACCGGGTTGCACACGCTGAAGATCAAGGAAACGGACCGGCTGGTAGCCCTGGAAAACGAATTGAAGAAACTCGGGGCGGAGATCCGTGTAACAGACAAATCCCTGCACCTGGAACCCAGCCGGAGAATTGTGGCCATGCAGCGCATCCGCACCTACAATGACCACCGGATGGCTATGGCCTTCGCCCCCCTGGGGCTGAAAACGGACCTGGTAATTGAGGATGCGGGTGTAGTCTCCAAATCCTACCCGGACTTCTGGGAGGACCTGGAGGCGCTGGGGTTCAGCCACCTGGAGGTGTAA
- a CDS encoding nucleotide pyrophosphohydrolase, protein MELRGAQQAVDNWIQAHGVRYFDELTNMAQLTEEVGEVARIIARRYGEQSEKESDRGKDLGEELADVVFVVLCLANQTGIDLEAAFNRKLHLKARRDHDRHQGNEKLK, encoded by the coding sequence ATGGAACTCAGGGGAGCACAGCAGGCGGTAGATAATTGGATACAGGCCCACGGGGTCCGCTATTTTGACGAACTCACCAATATGGCGCAGCTCACCGAGGAGGTGGGCGAAGTGGCCCGCATCATCGCGCGCCGCTACGGCGAACAAAGCGAGAAGGAATCGGACCGGGGGAAAGACCTCGGGGAGGAACTGGCCGATGTGGTCTTTGTCGTCCTCTGCCTGGCCAACCAGACCGGGATTGACCTGGAAGCCGCATTCAACCGAAAACTCCACCTGAAGGCCCGGCGCGATCACGACCGGCACCAGGGGAATGAAAAGTTGAAATAA
- the dtd gene encoding D-aminoacyl-tRNA deacylase, with amino-acid sequence MRAVVQRVREARVEVAGAAVSEIGPGLLILLGVETGDTAGDREWLCRKIANLRIFPDADGQMNRSLIDSSGQAIVVSQFTLLAATKKGNRPSYIRAARPEEAVPMYEAFVASLAELTGRPVGTGEFGADMQVHLVNDGPVTITIDSRRRE; translated from the coding sequence ATGAGGGCTGTGGTGCAAAGGGTCCGGGAGGCCCGCGTGGAAGTGGCGGGAGCAGCGGTTTCCGAAATCGGCCCGGGTTTGCTGATACTGCTCGGGGTGGAAACCGGGGATACCGCCGGGGACCGGGAATGGCTTTGCCGGAAAATTGCCAACCTGCGGATTTTCCCGGATGCGGACGGGCAGATGAACCGGTCGCTGATCGATAGCTCCGGGCAGGCCATTGTGGTTAGCCAGTTCACCCTGCTGGCCGCCACCAAAAAAGGCAACCGGCCTTCCTATATCCGGGCAGCCCGGCCCGAGGAGGCGGTGCCGATGTACGAAGCCTTCGTCGCCAGCCTGGCAGAATTAACCGGACGCCCGGTTGGAACCGGGGAATTCGGGGCGGACATGCAGGTGCACCTGGTCAACGACGGGCCGGTAACCATCACCATCGACAGCCGGAGGCGGGAATAA
- the rsgA gene encoding ribosome small subunit-dependent GTPase A codes for MQGTVYKSTGSWYTVKDEDGVFQNCRIKGKFRLQGIRSTNPVAVGDRVRFSLETIGDETVGNIEEIEPRKNYIVRKSVNLSKQTHIIAANIDQVFLLVTLENPRTYPAFIDRFLATAEAYAIPCVLLFNKIDVTGDAMEAEVDRMYRLYSDIGYTCLRISARTGERVEEVRQLMEGKTSLFAGHSGVGKSTLVNTIEPGLELRTSEISEQHRQGQHTTTFAEMYDLSFGAQIIDTPGIKGFGLVDMEPGEIGDYFPEFFELKAQCKFNNCLHLDEPSCAIKDAVGEGRIPQSRYRSYVQMVTGEEDTYRQDPFQET; via the coding sequence ATGCAGGGAACCGTATATAAATCGACAGGAAGCTGGTATACCGTGAAGGACGAAGACGGGGTATTCCAGAATTGTCGGATCAAGGGGAAGTTTCGACTGCAGGGGATCAGGAGCACCAACCCGGTGGCGGTGGGCGACAGGGTGCGCTTCAGTCTGGAAACCATCGGGGACGAAACCGTTGGGAACATTGAGGAAATTGAACCTCGGAAGAACTACATCGTCCGGAAATCCGTCAACCTCTCCAAACAAACCCATATCATCGCAGCCAATATCGACCAGGTTTTCCTGTTGGTGACCCTGGAAAACCCGCGGACGTACCCGGCTTTTATCGACCGGTTCCTCGCCACGGCCGAGGCCTACGCCATCCCCTGCGTGTTGCTGTTCAACAAGATCGATGTCACCGGGGATGCCATGGAGGCAGAGGTAGACCGGATGTACCGTCTCTATTCGGATATCGGCTACACCTGCCTGCGGATTTCGGCCCGGACCGGGGAGCGCGTGGAAGAGGTGCGGCAACTCATGGAGGGCAAAACTTCGCTTTTTGCCGGGCATTCCGGGGTGGGGAAATCCACGCTGGTCAATACGATTGAGCCCGGTCTGGAACTCCGGACTTCGGAGATCTCGGAACAGCACCGGCAGGGGCAGCATACCACTACCTTTGCCGAGATGTACGACCTGTCGTTCGGGGCGCAAATTATCGACACCCCGGGGATCAAGGGGTTTGGCCTGGTAGACATGGAACCCGGGGAAATCGGGGATTATTTCCCGGAATTTTTTGAATTGAAGGCTCAGTGTAAATTCAACAACTGCCTCCATCTGGATGAGCCCAGTTGCGCCATCAAAGACGCCGTCGGGGAGGGTCGGATACCGCAGAGTCGCTACCGGTCCTATGTGCAAATGGTAACCGGGGAGGAAGACACCTACCGCCAGGATCCTTTTCAGGAAACATGA
- a CDS encoding head GIN domain-containing protein — protein sequence MRTFLIAMLVLGLGTASAQQMIDREVGNFHEIKVFDLIEVNMIRSDENRIVIKGDRAGDIEFVNRDGVLKLRMEFDKKFRGEDTLIEVYYTDILVVDANEGARITCNEMIEQDRIELRAQEGARIEVGMKVRDAEIRAVTGGMVYASGLATNQVITLNTGGIFEGRDLETETSSIRVSAGGEAELFAREEVDIQIRAGGDVYVYGNPKRVQKDRIFGGRIYLKD from the coding sequence ATGAGAACATTTCTGATTGCCATGCTGGTCCTCGGCCTTGGCACGGCAAGTGCCCAGCAGATGATCGACCGGGAGGTCGGCAATTTTCACGAAATCAAAGTCTTTGACCTGATCGAGGTCAATATGATCCGATCCGATGAGAACCGGATCGTCATCAAGGGCGACCGGGCCGGCGATATCGAGTTTGTCAACCGGGACGGGGTGCTGAAACTGCGGATGGAATTCGACAAGAAATTCCGGGGGGAGGACACGTTGATCGAGGTATATTACACGGATATCCTGGTGGTGGATGCCAATGAAGGGGCCCGGATTACCTGCAACGAAATGATTGAGCAGGACCGCATTGAACTCCGTGCCCAGGAAGGGGCCCGGATCGAGGTCGGGATGAAGGTCCGGGATGCGGAAATCCGGGCGGTGACCGGGGGGATGGTCTATGCCTCCGGCCTGGCAACCAACCAGGTGATTACACTGAATACCGGGGGAATCTTCGAGGGCCGGGACCTGGAAACGGAAACGAGCAGTATCCGGGTATCTGCCGGGGGGGAAGCCGAACTATTTGCCCGGGAGGAAGTGGATATACAGATCCGCGCTGGCGGGGATGTCTATGTTTACGGGAACCCGAAACGCGTGCAGAAAGACCGGATTTTTGGCGGCCGCATCTACCTGAAGGACTAA
- a CDS encoding bifunctional 3-deoxy-7-phosphoheptulonate synthase/chorismate mutase type II produces the protein MENSTQLRKWLDDMDLPHPLVIAGPCSAETEEQVLEIAHELKDTDVNYYRAGIWKPRTRPGNFEGVGAIGLKWLQKVKEETGLKTATEVANRAHVDLALEHDVDLLWIGARSTVSPFIVQEIADALEGTDKVVLIKNPVNPDLSLWLGAVERLHSANIGKLGVIHRGFSTYEKTKYRNIPEWQLAIELQTRFPDLPLINDPSHISGRRDLIFDVSQTALDLNFDGLMIETHCDPDNAWSDAAQQVTPARLVQIMNDLRIRKETDEEAEYNNKLSNLRAQIDVIDNQLIETLGKRMRISDEIGALKKQRNVAVLQTGRWNAILGNMILEGESKGLSEEFVLRMFKAIHQESINHQEKVINN, from the coding sequence ATGGAGAATTCAACACAACTGCGCAAATGGCTCGATGATATGGATCTGCCGCACCCCCTGGTGATTGCCGGGCCCTGCAGCGCGGAAACCGAAGAGCAGGTGCTCGAAATTGCACACGAACTCAAGGACACGGATGTCAACTACTACCGTGCCGGCATCTGGAAACCGCGGACCCGCCCCGGGAATTTTGAAGGGGTAGGGGCCATTGGCCTGAAATGGCTGCAGAAGGTCAAGGAGGAGACCGGGCTGAAAACGGCTACTGAAGTGGCCAACCGGGCCCACGTGGACCTGGCCCTGGAACACGATGTGGACCTGCTCTGGATCGGGGCGCGGTCTACGGTGAGTCCGTTTATCGTCCAGGAAATTGCCGATGCCCTGGAGGGTACGGACAAGGTGGTGCTGATCAAGAACCCGGTAAACCCGGATTTGTCGCTTTGGCTCGGCGCCGTGGAACGGCTGCACTCTGCCAACATCGGGAAACTCGGGGTGATCCACCGGGGGTTTTCTACCTACGAAAAAACCAAGTACCGGAACATCCCGGAATGGCAGCTGGCCATTGAACTGCAGACGCGATTCCCGGACCTGCCGCTGATCAACGACCCGTCGCACATCAGCGGGCGGCGCGACCTGATCTTTGACGTATCCCAGACCGCCCTGGACCTGAACTTCGACGGGCTGATGATTGAGACCCATTGCGACCCCGACAACGCCTGGAGCGATGCCGCCCAGCAGGTAACCCCGGCACGACTTGTACAAATCATGAACGACCTGAGGATCCGGAAGGAAACCGATGAGGAAGCGGAATACAACAACAAGCTGAGCAATTTACGGGCCCAAATCGACGTGATCGACAACCAGTTAATCGAGACCCTCGGGAAACGGATGCGCATCTCGGATGAAATCGGGGCGCTCAAGAAGCAGCGCAACGTGGCAGTCCTGCAAACCGGACGCTGGAATGCCATCCTGGGTAATATGATCCTGGAAGGGGAGTCCAAAGGGCTCAGCGAGGAATTCGTGCTGAGGATGTTCAAGGCGATTCACCAGGAATCCATCAACCACCAGGAGAAGGTGATCAACAACTGA
- a CDS encoding prephenate dehydrogenase, translated as MKAVIIGIGLIGGSLARDIRRSDPEATVLGMDISDAHLEAARELGLIGGKASDADLAAADLVVVSIPVDRIVEELPSILDRVGDETLVIDAGSTKAPICREVASHPKRRNFLACHPIAGTEFTGPAAAVEGLFDGKVNIICEVEETAFAIQERALDLFRELGMRIRYMNPEAHDRHIAYVSHLSHISSFMLGKTVIEKEKNERDIFDMAGSGFESTVRLAKSSPAMWTPIFEQNKKNVLETLDEYIANLKEFRALLDSDQYEALYEAMEQTNRIREILKGIPLNKS; from the coding sequence ATGAAGGCAGTGATCATTGGAATCGGTTTGATTGGCGGGTCCCTGGCCCGGGATATCCGTCGCAGCGACCCGGAGGCAACCGTCCTCGGGATGGACATCAGCGATGCCCACCTGGAAGCGGCCCGGGAACTGGGGCTGATAGGCGGGAAGGCATCGGATGCAGACCTGGCCGCGGCCGACCTGGTGGTGGTGAGTATCCCGGTAGACCGAATTGTAGAGGAACTCCCTTCAATCCTGGACCGGGTGGGGGACGAGACACTGGTGATCGACGCGGGGTCTACCAAGGCCCCGATCTGCAGGGAGGTGGCCTCACATCCCAAAAGGCGGAATTTCCTGGCGTGCCACCCGATTGCCGGCACGGAGTTCACCGGCCCCGCCGCCGCTGTCGAGGGGCTCTTTGACGGCAAGGTGAATATCATCTGCGAGGTGGAGGAGACCGCATTTGCCATACAGGAACGCGCCCTGGACCTCTTTCGGGAGCTCGGGATGCGCATTCGCTATATGAACCCGGAGGCGCACGACCGGCACATAGCCTATGTGTCCCACCTGTCGCACATCAGTTCCTTTATGCTGGGGAAGACGGTGATTGAAAAGGAAAAGAACGAACGGGATATCTTCGATATGGCGGGAAGCGGATTTGAGAGCACCGTACGCCTGGCCAAGAGCTCCCCGGCCATGTGGACGCCGATATTTGAACAGAATAAGAAAAACGTCCTGGAAACCCTGGACGAGTATATCGCCAACCTGAAGGAATTCCGGGCCCTGCTCGATTCCGACCAGTACGAAGCCCTCTATGAGGCAATGGAGCAAACCAACCGCATACGGGAAATATTAAAAGGAATACCACTGAATAAAAGCTGA